One genomic segment of Syngnathus acus chromosome 1, fSynAcu1.2, whole genome shotgun sequence includes these proteins:
- the polq gene encoding DNA polymerase theta isoform X1, whose protein sequence is MSALGGPPLKRKCYMGMHKIKKKKIDDPAHSHNGTMGVAVGESTLALDAEILQVDDPGNNASDAQKKARVSEDEELLSIRENNWEENGKKLTRRANCKDLAHRLLFSEDLAESPPAGCQKSNNLAAAPACRKKYTKRHRGAETSTLRRKRVYNRKKKGHENTNAGPSPNISGDHILFSPKHMAAAVKRSKLQQSSQNQSISVLTIPSGLEQWTFSDTSHQSGLALCVPESQSDKLLLSSWGLPTPVLKCYNKHGVTRMFDWQAQCLSLGQVLQGGNLVYSAPTSAGKTMVSELLMLKRVLETKRKALLILPFVSVAKEKMHYLQSVFQEAGVRVDGFMGSTSAAGGFAAVDVAVCTIEKANSLINRLIEEGNMALLGMVVVDELHMVGDSGRGYLLELLLTKIRYVAQKLNSAGSLSEGVQIVGMSATLPNLSLLANWLGAELYQTDYRPVPLQEHLKVGCNIYDKSLTVVRKFTPALPTKGDDEHIISLCYETVREGHSVLLFCPSKNWCEKLADSIAREFYNLKHTERDGDSELQAVCLDQEGLVDVIAQLSRTPAGLDPTLKRSVPWGVAFHHAGLTFDERDVLEGAFRQGTVRVLAATSTLSSGVNLPARRVIIRTPTFNGHLLDPLTYKQMAGRAGRKGVDTTGESVLVCKEVERQKGISLLRGHLQPIKSCLVRREGEGVNTSMLRAILEIIVGGVARTPQDVRLYASCSLLAASMKCNSKEECEEASNKGAIEACVEWLMENEFISVQKEGEEEQYCPTQLGAATMSSSLSPTEALGIFADLQRAMKGFVLENDLHVLYLITPLYAEWTTIDWYQFFCLWEQLSSSMKRVAELVGIQEGFLARSVGGKLVAKTEKQRRQMAIHKRFFTTLVLQDLVNEVPLGAVASKYSCNRGQLQSLQQSAATYAGMVTMFCRRLGWGNMELLLSQYQTRLSFGVQRELVDLVRVSLLTATRARAFYVQGLTTVAELARASVADVEKALRNAVPFKSSKRAVDESEVEAVERRNLRCVWATGGRALTEQEAAVVIVSEAKRLLQGDLAQLGIQWDPATLPRASPAVQDQTDGVRNQQEKADVQPNKMVDAEPRRDHGKCKSDMSGIETHLEKQSKKDTTTMETSGHEVLACSVKEKKNIQRKESQDGESGNVDNLEKRELTSQEVKSVQEGVTIQVSVRKQKHQPVRNITQELAEIMSSPILQLPKLPEPDLPVMPFPRLRAPSSRFEEDPSVRTKTSDTDDASRLGVSPMKPGKLKHSRILNKVLQSIQTDTKQQDSTGLTSHAADFAPDPAQEALSKLPLDKQVDTSDSSRPSSAPLFSPETERGRVEAAEAAMCSSPELYAGEDRNEETFGDSFELDTQTERIIVQPELEHAAGNDGHLNDRGRIQTETMAAIVEQRNEDGGSAGLQGLNGKCPLFSSSLTDSQMELILDTSHQNSADNNVLDRNSGTTAAVEEPNRSSSFLFDSLYENSLHQTDQAGSADREQVSQEVRSIHPRLSPQERRHNELLVTQEAEKHEAIQWGESFFNLSEWGNSLLAGEHFLERQQAVQLESDVHPEEHLSSAQAEPQTRLSEECDKKEQAGELITVPSDDVISKQSPQRNLYCSPGLQEIFDCWPSFSDQPVENCTLAHIDNNKQIPPSSNVETPKKSLQGRRKCPKSFNTKRQSDSVQPEAPREAPERPGSAGDLIPPTQETPPVTPRIKLTTTSIHSPLSVPPLKQSTPLGILPGKPAKCQKSDIPGAFSKSKNMTRESQQHTEGTSGSRPQSPADPNPRLSPDEASSDSYEGFSLQLSQDDALSPSNCNVFSIIDVSSDKRLFETFIKEWKTKECFSLALACEKVAHQQEPKEEIKGKRKREQEKLHDADGFPVRGNNGLLLIGLSVCWGARDAFYISFQRNQNKGLSLSLAPPDLDDSLPVGERLEHVKALLSRPSAGAVVAYDIIQVYKKLVLSCGISLEGNCEDPKVACWLIDPSTDERTLANMITVYCPEEIPLLDGLGNAHAYCPRVRAATSSVLIHTVMDHLRTLLHKDGMLESFRSVEMPSQVCLALLELNGVGFSVEECERQKHVMQAKLAALESQAYDLAGHTFSLTCIDDIAQILFFELHLPPNGDVTPSKNKKTLGRTRRGGGRVRLGKQFSTTKDVLEKLRPLHPLPGVILEWRRITNALTKVVFPLQREKQYHTTLAMDRIYPVAQTHTATGRVSFKEPNIQNVPKDFDIDMPTVVGESPPSQDGLYKSKYGRKRRSLAPSVPSDAANRGPSFSVSMRHAFVPFSGGMILAVDYSQLELRVLAHLSKDQRLLQVLNGGADVFRCIAAEWKSVDPDAVNDNLRQQAKQICYGIIYGMGAKSLGEQMDVEENDAACYIESFKARYKGINSFLKETVKKCIKDGYVQTLMGRRRYLPGITSTNPHVKAHAERQAVNTTVQGSAADIVKRATINIHKRLRKTYSKAPLSHQHTRAGTDSHPRRGAHLRGAYFVLQLHDELFYETAEENLIQVAQIVKREMESAVKLYVKLKAKVKAGPSWGNLQDLDI, encoded by the exons ATGAGTGCGCTTGGTGGTCCtcctttgaaaagaaaatgctacATGGGAATGCACAAgatcaagaagaaaaagat CGATGATCCAGCTCACAGTCACAATGGCACAATG GGTGTTGCAGTCGGAGAGTCCACGCTGGCTCTTGATGCCGAGATCCTGCAAGTGGACGACCCAGGAAATAATGCATCTGACGCGCAGAAAAAGGCACGCGTTTCTGAAGACGAGGAACTTCTCAGCATTCGGGAAAATAACTGGGAAGAAAATGGCAAGAAACTTACTAGGAGAGCAAATTGCAAAGACCTCGCTCATCGGCTTCTCTTCAGTGAGGACTTGGCGGAATCACCGCCTGCAGGGTGTCAGAAGAGCAACAATTTAGCAGCAGCTCCTGCATGTcgcaaaaaatatacaaaacgTCACAGAGGGGCTGAAACATCTACTTT AAGGCGGAAGCGTGTGTataacaggaaaaaaaagggacatgAGAATACGAATGCAGGTCCATCTCCTAATATTTCTGGAGACCACATCTTGTTCAGTCCCAAGCACATGGCTGCTGCTGTGAAGAGGTCCAAACTGCAGCAATCATCACAGAATCAGTCCATCTCTGTGCTGACGATTCCCAGCGGCTTAGAGCAGTGGACTTTCAGTGACACCTCACATCAGTCGG GCTTGGCTTTGTGTGTTCCTGAGTCACAATCGGACAAGCTGTTGTTATCCAGTTGGGGTTTACCCACCCCAGTCTTGAAGTGTTACAACAAACACGGAGTAACCCGCATGTTTGACTGGCAGGCTCAATGCCTCAGCCTTGGTCAAGTTCTGCAGGGAGGTAACCTGGTCTACTCTG CTCCTACTAGCGCTGGAAAGACTATGGTGTCGGAGTTGCTGATGCTGAAGCGTGTGTTGGAGACGAAAAGAAAAGCTCTCTTGATTTTGCCGTTTGTTTCTGTGGCCAAAGAGAAGATGCACTACCTTCAG AGCGTATTTCAAGAAGCTGGCGTGCGAGTGGATGGCTTCATGGGAAGCACATCAGCTGCCGGTGGTTTTGCCGCTGTGGACGTGGCTGTATGCACCATAGAGAAGGCCAACTCTCTCATCAACAGACTAATAGAAGAAGGCAATATGGCTTTATTAG GTATGGTCGTGGTGGATGAGTTGCACATGGTTGGAGATTCCGGAAGAGGATATCTACTTGAACTTCTCTTGACCAAAATTCGCTACGTTGCGCAGAAGCTAAATTCAGCTGG GTCGCTTTCTGAAGGGGTGCAGATCGTAGGTATGAGTGCCACCTTGCCCAATTTATCCCTCCTGGCCAACTGGTTAGGCGCAGAGCTTTACCAGACCGACTACAGACCGGTGCCCTTGCAGGAGCATCTGAAAGTGGGCTGCAACATCTACGACAAGAGCCTCACTGTGGTTCGAAAGTTCACTCCAGCACTCCCGACAAAG GGCGATGATGAGCACATTATCAGTTTGTGTTATGAGACGGTGCGGGAGGGACATTCCGTGTTGCTGTTCTGCCCCTCCAAGAACTGGTGTGAGAAACTGGCCGACAGTATCGCCAGAGAGTTCTACAACCTCAAACATACTG AACGTGACGGCGATTCAGAGCTCCAAGCAGTGTGCTTGGATCAGGAGGGTCTGGTGGATGTCATAGCCCAGTTGAGTCGGACTCCAGCAGGATTGGATCCGACTCTAAAGCGTTCTGTGCCGTGGGGAGTGGCCTTTCACCATGCTG GTTTGACATTTGACGAACGTGACGTGTTGGAGGGAGCTTTCCGTCAGGGCACGGTCAGGGTCTTGGCCGCCACCTCCACTCTCTCGTCAGGGGTCAACCTCCCTGCCCGCAGGGTCATCATTCGAACCCCGACCTTTAATGGACACCTGCTGGATCCGCTCACATACAAACAGATGGCTGGACGTGCAGGGAGGAAAGGAGTGGACACAACGG GTGAGAGTGTGCTGGTGTGTAAGGAGGTGGAACGTCAGAAAGGTATTAGTCTCCTCAGAGGTCATCTTCAGCCAATCAAGAGCTGCTTGGTCAGAAGGGAGGGCGAAGGTGTCAACACCAGCATGCTGCGAGCCATTCTGGAG ATCATCGTGGGAGGAGTAGCTCGCACGCCTCAGGATGTGAGGTTGTATGCTTCATGTTCACTTCTGGCTGCCAGCATGAAATGCAACAGCAAAGAGGAGTGTGAGGAAGCGAGCAATAAGGGGGCAATTGAGGCCTGTGTCGAATGGCTCATGGAGAATGAATTTATCAGCGTCCAAAAGGAAGGTGAAG AGGAGCAATACTGTCCCACACAACTCGGCGCTGCCACTATGTCGTCCTCCCTCTCTCCTACTGAGGCGCTGGGAATATTTGCAGATCTACAGCGGGCTATGAAGGGCTTTGTGCTGGAAAATGACCTGCACGTTCTCTATCTG ATCACTCCATTGTATGCGGAGTGGACTACAATAGATTGGTATCAGTTCTTCTGTCTGTGGGAGCAGCTTTCCTCATCGATGAAGCGAGTGGCCGAGTTGGTGGGCATCCAGGAAGGGTTCCTGGCTCGCTCTGTCGGCGGGAAACTTGTCGCCAAGACTGAAAAGCAGCGCAGACAAATGGCAATTCATAAAAG GTTCTTCACCACACTCGTCCTGCAGGATCTAGTGAACGAGGTACCTTTGGGAGCAGTGGCCTCAAAATATAGTTGCAATCGCGGGCAGTTGCAGTCTCTTCAACAGTCTGCTGCCACATATGCAG GTATGGTGACAATGTTCTGCAGGCGTCTGGGCTGGGGCAACATGGAGCTGCTGCTGTCTCAGTACCAGACCAGACTGAGCTTCGGCGTCCAGCGTGAGCTCGTGGACTTGGTAAGGGTTTCCCTTCTGACTGCGACAAGGGCACGAGCGTTCTATGTACAAGGCTTGACCACTGTTGCCGAGCTAGCCAGGGCTTCGGTGGCGGATGTGGAGAAAGCACTGAGGAACGCTGTCCCGTTTAAGAG CTCCAAGCGTGCAGTGGATGAGAGCGAAGTGGAGGCTGTGGAGCGAAGGAACCTTCGTTGCGTGTGGGCGACCGGCGGGCGGGCTCTGACTGAGCAGGAAGCGGCCGTTGTCATTGTGTCGGAGGCAAAGCGCCTTCTTCAGGGAGACTTGGCACAACTGGGCATTCAGTGGGACCCAGCAACGCTTCCCCGTGCTTCGCCCGCTGTCCAAGATCAGACTGATGGTGTTCGAAACCAACAAGAGAAAGCTGATGTTCAGCCAAATAAGATGGTGGATGCTGAACCTAGACGAGATCACGGGAAATGCAAATCTGACATGAGTGGTATCGAGACACATCTAGAGAAGCAAAGCAAGAAAGACACGACGACGATGGAAACATCAGGCCATGAGGTTCTTGCATGcagtgtgaaagaaaaaaaaaatatacagagAAAGGAATCCCAAGATGGAGAATCAGGAAATGTAGATAATCTGGAAAAAAGAGAGTTGACAAGCCAGGAGGTGAAATCAGTGCAGGAAGGAGTCACAATTCAAGTTTCAGTCAGAAAGCAAAAACATCAGCCAGTTAGAAATATAACACAAGAACTGGCTGAGATTATGTCCAGCCCGATCCTTCAACTTCCAAAACTTCCTGAACCAGATCTCCCTGTCATGCCTTTTCCTCGCTTGAGAGCACCAAGTTCTAGGTTCGAAGAAGATCCAAGCGTTCGCACAAAGACATCAGACACTGATGATGCTTCTAGGCTTGGCGTATCACCGATGAAGCCAGGGAAACTGAAGCATTCGAGGATCTTAAACAAAGTCCTTCAATCCATACAAACTGACACAAAGCAACAAGACTCGACCGGGCTGACTTCACATGCTGCTGACTTTGCACCCGACCCCGCTCAAGAAGCTCTCAGCAAACTTCCTCTGGATAAACAAGTAGACACGTCAGACTCTTCTCGTCCTTCTTCAGCTCCATTATTCTCACCTGAGACCGAGCGTGGGAGAGTGGAGGCTGCGGAGGCGGCCATGTGTTCATCTCCAGAGCTCTATGCCGGTGAGGATCGAAATGAAGAGACGTTTGGTGACAGTTTTGAATTGGACACTCAGACTGAACGGATAATTGTCCAGCCAGAATTAGAACACGCTGCTGGAAATGATGGACATTTGAATGACAGAGGTCGTATTCAAACGGAGACAATGGCAGCTATTGTGGAGCAGCGTAACGAAGACGGAGGAAGTGCGGGACTTCAAGGCCTGAACGGCAAATGCCCCCTTTTTAGTAGTTCTCTGACCGACAGCCAGATGGAGCTCATCCTTGACACCAGTCATCAG AATTCTGCTGACAATAATGTGCTTGACCGTAATTCcggtactactgctgctgTGGAGGAACCAAACAGAAGCAGCAGCTTCTTGTTCGACAGCCTGTATGAGAACTCTCTACACCAAACGGACCAGGCTGGATCAGCTGACAGGGAGCAGGTCAGCCAGGAAGTGAGAAGCATCCACCCTCGATTGTCCCCCCAGGAGAGACGTCACAACGAGCTCCTCGTCACCCAGGAGGCTGAGAAGCATGAAGCGATCCAGTGGGGTGAGTCTTTTTTCAATCTGTCGGAGTGGGGCAACTCTTTACTAGCGGGTGAGCATTTTCTGGAGAGGCAGCAGGCCGTTCAACTGGAAAGTGACGTTCATCCTGAGGAGCACCTATCATCTGCGCAAGCTGAGCCGCAAACAAGGCTGAGTGAGGAATGCGACAAGAAGGAACAGGCAGGTGAACTCATCACTGTACCAtcagatgatgtcatttctAAACAATCACCACAGAGAAACCTTTATTGCAGTCCTGGTCTGCAGGAGATCTTTGATTGCTGGCCCAGTTTTTCTGATCAACCTGTGGAAAATTGTACTTTGGCCCACATAGACAATAATAAGCAAATTCCTCCTTCAAGCAATGTAGAGACTCCTAAAAAGTCTCTTCAAGGGAGGAGAAAATGCCCAAAGTCTTTCAATACAAAGCGCCAATCAGATTCTGTTCAGCCTGAAGCACCAAGAGAGGCACCAGAGAGACCGGGTTCTGCTGGTGACTTGATACCCCCCACTCAGGAGACACCACCTGTGACGCCCAGAATAAAGCTAACCACTACATCTATACACTCACCTCTCTCCGTCCCACCGCTCAAGCAATCGACACCCTTGGGCATCCTGCCTGGGAAAcctgcaaaatgtcaaaagagtGACATACCAGGAGCTTTTTCTAAATCCAAAAATATGACGCGGGAATCACAGCAACACACTGAGGGAACATCCGGGTCCCGACCCCAGTCTCCCGCAGACCCGAACCCACGTCTCTCTCCTGACGAAGCCTCGTCCGACTCCTACGAGGGCTTCTCTCTGCAGCTCTCCCAGGATGACGCGCTCTCCCCCAGCAACTGTAACGTGTTCTCCATCATCGACGTTTCAAGTGACAAGCGCCTTTTTGAGACGTTTATCAAGGAGTGGAAAACTAAAGAAtgcttttctttggctttggcCTGTGAAAAAGTTGCACACCAGCAGGAGCCcaaagaggaaataaaaggGAAACGTAAGCGAG AACAAGAGAAGCTCCATGATGCTGATGGTTTTCCTGTAAGAGGCAATAATGGACTGCTGCTAATTGGACTGTCTGTCTGCTGGGGAGCGAGAGATGCATTCTATATATCCTTTCAGCGAAACCAGAACAAag GTTTGAGTTTAAGTCTCGCCCCACCGGATCTGGATGACAGTTTGCCAGTGGGTGAGAGGCTGGAGCATGTGAAGGCTCTTCTCAGCCGACCTTCAGCTGGCGCCGTTGTTGCGTATGACATCATACAGGTATACAAGAAGCTGGTGTTGAGCTGCGGCATCAGCTTGGAGGGAAACTGTGAAGACCCAAAG GTAGCATGCTGGCTGATAGACCCGAGCACTGACGAGAGGACTCTGGCCAATATGATCACTGTGTACTGTCCAGAAGAGATCCCTCTTTTGGACGGACTCGGGAATGCACATGCCTACTGTCCCCGCGTAAGGGCGGCCACCTCCAGTGTGCTCATACACACCGTCATGGACCATCTCAGAACTCTTCTCCACAAAGACGGCATGCTTG AATCCTTTAGGAGCGTGGAGATGCCTTCGCAGGTGTGTCTGGCTCTGCTGGAACTCAACGGAGTGGGCTTCAGTGTCGAGGAGTGTGAGAGACAAAAGCATGTGATGCAAGCTAAACTGGCAGCGCTGGAATCACAAGCGTACGATCTGGCGGGCCATACCTTCTCCCTTACTTGTATCGATGACATAGCGCAG ATTCTGTTCTTCGAGCTGCATCTGCCTCCAAACGGTGACGTGACCCCGTCGAAGAACAAGAAAACCCTCGGACGCACCCGCAGAGGTGGAGGCAGAGTTCGACTCGGGAAGCAGTTCAGCACAACTAAG GATGTTCTAGAGAAGCTTCGTCCTCTACATCCGCTCCCAGGCGTGATTCTGGAGTGGAGGAGGATCACCAACGCTTTGACTAAAGTGGTGTTCCCGCTGCAGAGGGAGAAGCAGTACCACACTACACTGGCCATGGATAGAATCTACCCCGTAGCTCAGACGCACACGGCTACAG GTCGAGTGAGCTTTAAAGAGCCTAATATACAGAATGTTCCCAAAGACTTTGACATTGACATGCCCACTGTGGTGGGAGAGAGCCCGCCTTCACAAGATGGGCTCTACAAGAGCAAATATGG AAGGAAGAGACGTTCTCTGGCTCCGTCAGTTCCCAGTGATGCTGCCAATCGAGGCCCGTCTTTTTCCGTCAGCATGAGACACGCTTTTGTGCCTTTCTCAG GTGGGATGATATTGGCCGTCGATTATTCCCAGCTGGAGTTGAGAGTGCTGGCTCACCTTTCCAAAGATCAACGTCTGCTGCAG GTGTTGAATGGGGGGGCCGACGTGTTTCGCTGTATCGCTGCCGAATGGAAAAGCGTCGACCCGGACGCTGTCAACGACAACCTCAGACAACAAGCCAAACAG ATTTGCTACGGCATCATTTACGGGATGGGGGCCAAGTCTTTAGGAGAGCAGATGGACGTGGAGGAGAACGATGCCGCCTGCTATATCGAGAGTTTCAAGGCCAGATACAAAG GGATCAATAGTTTCCTCAAAGAAACAGTGAAGAAGTGCATCAAGGATGGCTATGTTCAGACTCTTATGGGACGTCGCAGATACCTTCCTGGAATCACCAGCACAAATCCTCATGTCAAAGCACAC GCGGAGCGTCAAGCAGTGAACACAACTGTCCAGGGCTCAGCAGCAGACATTGTTAAACGCGCCACCATCAACATCCACAAGCGGCTGAGAAAAACATACTCGAAAGCTCCACTCTCTCACCAGCACACACGCGCAG GTACAGACAGTCATCCTCGGAGAGGCGCACACTTGAGAGGGGCGTACTTTGTCCTGCAGCTCCATGATGAACTGTTCTATGAAACTGCAGAGGAGAATCTCATACAG GTTGCTCAGATAGTAAAGAGAGAGATGGAGTCAGCAGTAAAACTTTATGTGAAGCTAAAAGCCAAAGTAAAGGCAGGACCAAGCTGGGGGAATTTGCAGGACTTGGATATTTAA